A genome region from Lytechinus pictus isolate F3 Inbred chromosome 16, Lp3.0, whole genome shotgun sequence includes the following:
- the LOC129279612 gene encoding parkin coregulated gene protein-like: MQASSKMIKAKPKKESEKKSSAEGFSTKSRMKNAVVKAPPAAGAFVERPLADKGTSFRKFYERGDLPIALEHDTKGNKIAWKVEIEKLDYHHYLPMFFDGLCETAHPYEFFARQGVHDMLEHGGSKILPVVPQLIIPIKNALNLKNKMILCTTLKVLQHLVRCGDQTVGEALVPYYRQILPVLNIFKNCNLNSGDSIDYGQQRRENIGDLIQEVLEYFEMEGGSDAFINIKYMVPTYESSVLN, translated from the exons ATGCAAGCAAGTTCAAAGATGATCAAGGCAAAGCCAAAGAAAGAAAGCGAAAAGAAGTCATCGGCAGAAGGATTCTCTACAAAATCAAGAATGAAAAATGCCGTTGTGAAAGCACCTCCAGCCGCTGGAGCTTTTGTCGAAAGACCACTTGCAGATAAAGGAACAAGTTTCAGGAAATTCTACGAAAGAGGAGACTTGCCTATAGCGTTAGAGCACGACACAAAGGGAAATAAAATTGCGTGGAAG GTGGAAATTGAAAAACTTGACTATCATCACTACCTGCCAATGTTCTTTGATGGTCTCTGTGAAACGGCACATCCCTACGAGTTCTTCGCAAGGCAAGGAGTTCATGACATGTTGGAGCATGGCGGGAGCAAGATTCTTCCAGTTGTTCCCCAGCTTATCATCCCCATCAAGAATGCATTGAAtctgaaaaacaaaatg ATCCTCTGCACAACGTTAAAGGTTCTACAGCATCTCGTCAGGTGCGGTGATCAGACGGTCGGAGAAGCCCTGGTTCCGTACTACCGTCAAATCCTCCCCGTTCTCAATATCTTCAAGAACTGTAACCTCAACTCGGGAGACAGCATCGATTACGGGCAGCAGAGAAGAGAAAACATTGGCGATCTCATCCAAGAAGTTCTCGAATATTTTGAGATGGAGGGTGGCTCGGATGCATTTATCAATATCAAGTATATGGTCCCGACCTACGAGTCATCCGTACTCAACTAA
- the LOC129278510 gene encoding guanidinobutyrase-like produces MFKAVKLREVLRCGPQVRQVRLADPRPSLRSLCDDERSSSRRQLNEPLSGITFPRVGGISTMMRLPYQTDTTGLDACYVGVPLDIGTSYRSGTRLGPRQIRYESFVLGPCNYTGAAPFESLQVADIGDVTLNLYDLKKSCEMIRQQYATIIANGCIPLTLGGDHTLTYPILQAIKDKYGPVGLVHIDAHDDVADLMFGEKIAHGTPFRRAAEEGCLDPKRVIQIGLRGSNYSPPNKLYQFQEEMGWKVVPAHRCWHKSMDPLMEKVRAMMGAGPVYLSFDIDSIDPGLAPGTGTPEIAGLTTIQALEIVRGCKGLNLVGADLVEVSPAYDAVGTTALIGANLLFEMLCVLPGVEYYDIEEFI; encoded by the exons ATGTTCAAAGCTGTGAAATTGAGGGAAGTGCTGAGGTGCGGGCCGCAAGTCCGTCAAGTTCGCCTCGCAGATCCAAGGCCAAGTCTGAGAAGTTTATGTGATGATGAACGCAGCAGTAGCAGACGACAGCTGAACGAGCCCCTCAGTGGAATAACTTTCCCGCGTGTTGGAGGGATCAGCACCATGATGAGATTACCATATCAAACAGATACTACAG GTTTAGATGCCTGTTATGTCGGAGTTCCGTTGGATATCGGGACATCGTACAGGTCTGGAACCAGACTTGGTCCTCGACAGATCCGCTACGAGTCATTTGTTCTTGGCCCTTGTAACTACACAG GCGCAGCCCCGTTTGAGTCTCTCCAGGTCGCCGACATCGGGGACGTCACTCTTAACCTGTATGACCTTAAGAAATCTTGTGAGATGATACGACAGCAGTATGCCACCATCATTGCCAACGGATGTATACCGTTAACTCTAGGAGGGGACCACACCCTGACATATCCCATCCTTCAAGCAATTAAG GATAAGTATGGTCCGGTAGGCCTAGTCCACATCGATGCCCACGATGACGTCGCGGACTTGATGTTTGGGGAGAAGATTGCTCATGGTACTCCCTTCCGTCGGGCAGCAGAAGAGGGGTGCTTGGATCCGAAGAGAGTCATTCAGATTGGATTAAGGGGGTCAAACTATAGCCCCCCAAACAAGCTCTATCAGTTTCAAGAAGAGATG GGATGGAAAGTTGTTCCTGCTCATCGGTGCTGGCATAAATCCATGGATCCATTGATGGAGAAAGTACGGGCAATGATGGGAGCTGGTCCAGTCTATCTctcatttgatattgattccatAGATCCAGGACTAGCACCAGGAACAG GTACTCCAGAAATAGCTGGTCTGACAACGATCCAGGCATTGGAGATCGTAAGAGGGTGCAAGGGCCTAAATTTGGTTGGAGCAGATCTGGTAGAG gtatCGCCTGCTTACGATGCAGTCGGGACGACCGCCCTGATTGGAGCCAATCTTCTATTTGAAATGCTGTGTGTACTTCCCGGTGTTGAATACTACGACATCGAAGAGTTTATATAA